The window AGCGACACACACACGGAGCAATGTGGGCTCCCGCCTTGTGCAGACAGCACCGGGAAGAACCATGAGATACTGAGAGATTAGAAATATCTGTATGTGTTAtagatgtatatatatatatatatatatgtgtgtgtgaatcaAGACAGCCGCAATGCGAGTTTGATTAAACCAATACTAAGATTGTCACATTTTGGGGACAGTTTGGGCGgctgctccctctctcgctcagaCCCGGCGAGTTTTCACTCTGATTTTTTAAACAACTTTCACAGCGCTGGCTAGTAACAGATAAAACCGCAGTTCCCAGAAAAACCACCCGGAACCGAGTAAAATACACCGTTCAAATAAAACAGCTCCGGGAAGAAAATGTGCTCCGAATTCTACCCGATTCCAAACTGAATTCTATTTGACTTATATCCGAATTATATCCCAATTTATATCTGAATTCTATCCAATTTATATCTGAATTCTATCCGAATTCGATCCAATTTCTATCCGAATTATATCCGAATTCTATCCAATTTATATCCGAATTCGATCCAATTTCTATCCGAATTATATCCAATTTCTATCCGAATTATATCCGAATTCTATCCGAATTCTATCCAATTTATATCCGAATTCGATCCAATTTCTATCCGAATTATATCCGAATTCTAACCGTGTTATATCCGATTTCTAATCCATTTATATCCAAATTCGACCCGAATTAGATCCGAATTCTCTCCGAATCCTATCCAAATTACGTCCGAATTCTATCCGATTTATATTCGATTTCTACCCGAATTGTATCCGAATTATATCTGGTGTTGTTCCCCGACTGAAACCAAAACCAGACACAAATATCAGAATTCGCATCTGCTTCGAATGGAACAAGAATCGAATTGAAAAGCGGCGCGAAGTGGATTGGAGCTGTTTGAAATTCCGCCAGTCTCTGGGACAAATGCACATTCTGCTgtccgggtctctctctctcaactctcAGTCTCGCTGCACAAGTTGTCCCGGGACCGGGTTTTGTTTAAAAGGGAGTCTTTTTTTTCCTTTCGGCTTCTCGAGTTCCAGTCCCGTCCCGTCTCACCCAGCCACCCACCCCAAATCGATGCACAGtgcgatcccacaggcagcacaCATACATTTCTGACATTGTAGACTTTTTTAATGAGAAAATATTtttggtgtggggggagagggggggggggggagcctgaTTCATAATTTAAAGcagacagtttgtgtgtgtgtatgtgtagaaCATGCATGCAGGAACTAATAAATGCTACATCCATCATGCGCCTGTACAAGGGGAACTTTTACAGTCTTTTACAAATTCTTCTTTGCAGGTTTCACGACTAGAAAACACAACGCTAAAATGATGAGCGGGTTGCGGTCTGTCTGGAGCAGAAGCGAACGGGGGAAAAGTGCCATTTATTCACAAAACATCCCTTTAAACTTAATTCACGAGGGCGACTTACATTGGTTATGGTTACATTCAGACAGGGATGTGGCACACTGAAcagttctgtctctgtctgtctgtagaTCTGAAATCCTTCAGTCCAAACTTTGGAGTGTGTTTCTCttgctgtgtttctctctctctctctctttctctccctccccggTGTCAGTGCACGGCCACCGATTGCAGAGAGGCTCCCGTTAACGTGTCTCCGGGGCTGGGGCTCCGGTGGCCGCCCGGCGAGCTGGGGCTGAGGGCTGGCGAGCTGCCCGAGAGGAGGGCCGAGATGGGGGCGGGCAGGGCAGCGGGCGTGGGCTTGATGGGCACCGGGATGGCGGGCAGAGTCTGTCCGCCGTGGCACAGCGGCTTGAGGGGCACCCCGTACGGGCTGTAGTCGGCGGCGGAGGGGGGCACCGAGTCCAGGCCGTTGTACATGGGGGGCCAGCTGTGGGCGGCCATGGGATAGGCGGCGTGCATGGGCTGAACGGCCGAGAAGGCCATGACGTTCTTGTACTCGCGGGCGATGATGTTTTCGATGGCGAAGGGGTGCTTGAAGCTACTGCCCTGTGTCCCTGGCATGCTGTAACTGGGCAGCTGGGGCAGGTGAGTGCCAGACACCGCCAGGGCGCTGAGACGGAGCTTGGCTTGTTGCTGTAGGTAGTGTGCCGCCTCGGATTGCTTGCCCACGGCTAGGTGATCCGCCTTCAGCACCTTGAACCTCTTGCGGCGCCGGAGGAAGCTGCCATTCTCAAACATGTCCCCACAGTTGGGGTGCAGTGCCCAGAAACTGCCCTTGCCCGGCTGGTCCGGCCGCCGGGGGATCTTGATGAAGCAGTCGTTAAAGGAGAGGTTGTGCCGCAGGGAGTTCTGCCACCTCTGGGTGTTCTCCCGGTAGTAAGGGAAGCGATCCATGATGAACTTGTAGATCTCACTCAGAGGCAACATTTTCTCCGGGGCGCTCTGTATAGCCATGGCCGTCAGAGAGATGTAAGAATAGGGCGGCTTCTGGTCGCTGTAGGTATTCCGGCCCGGCCGAGGCATCTTCTACACactttccaccccccctcccctccctcccctcccctctctccgccCTCCTGCACAGCAAGGAAGGCGGCACAGAACGATCCAACCCAAGCCAAACAAGCAAAAGATAAGAAGCAGCGAACAACCTTCTTGAAACTTTAGTCTTCTTTTCTTCTTTCTGTTGTTATTTGCAGCCCAACTTTCCTTCTCGGAGAATAATAGAGAATCCGTCAGgaatccgtctctctctctctctctctccctctcccccgggcGAGGTGATGGTTGTCCttacgggggggcgggggtgggggggatgtgtgtgatgTAGCGAGTTCCGAATGTTCTTGCAACGAGAAGGAAAAGACTTGGGGTCAGGACAAGGCAAATAATGAAACCGACAGTGTGAATGGCGAGAGGattgtgacccccccccctccctccctaccccccacccccccactcgccaacacacccccacccaccctgttACCCCACCCCCTTATTCTCACTCCGAATCAGCAAGTGTCTCCCTCTGcttccccgctccccctctgATAATGTGATGTACTGGCATGTGCTTAGACACTAGGTTAATGTAGCACTTCTGACTGTCACATGACATGTTTTAttttgctggggggtggggggtagagagacagggacattataccccccccccccgaccaccaccaccacccctttaCACTTCATTTGTACCTATTTACATTGACACCTCTATAAGCCAATACAAATCAGTTACATTTCCACACAGTTAGATAGGGGTCAAATCCGAATTTGGCGGCGGCGgggccgggggttggggggggggggggggggagcagggggcggGGGACAGGAGTGTGGGGCTGGAATTGGGAGAGGGTCAGTGGCCAGAAT of the Mustelus asterias unplaced genomic scaffold, sMusAst1.hap1.1 HAP1_SCAFFOLD_442, whole genome shotgun sequence genome contains:
- the foxb1a gene encoding forkhead box protein B1a, producing MPRPGRNTYSDQKPPYSYISLTAMAIQSAPEKMLPLSEIYKFIMDRFPYYRENTQRWQNSLRHNLSFNDCFIKIPRRPDQPGKGSFWALHPNCGDMFENGSFLRRRKRFKVLKADHLAVGKQSEAAHYLQQQAKLRLSALAVSGTHLPQLPSYSMPGTQGSSFKHPFAIENIIAREYKNVMAFSAVQPMHAAYPMAAHSWPPMYNGLDSVPPSAADYSPYGVPLKPLCHGGQTLPAIPVPIKPTPAALPAPISALLSGSSPALSPSSPGGHRSPSPGDTLTGASLQSVAVH